The following are encoded together in the Archocentrus centrarchus isolate MPI-CPG fArcCen1 chromosome 23, fArcCen1, whole genome shotgun sequence genome:
- the LOC115773281 gene encoding forkhead box protein M1-like isoform X3: MRRSPRRPLILKRRKLPFHQNETPATVSQPGTPGSKEASKPAATQCFPDGIRIMNHPSMSNTQVVVIPKTADLQSVIGALTAKGKECGAQGPNKFILLSGSGSGIQDHGPISQSTAEGVSSRTSEGHEVKAETTHNSPDGKLPNGIKPLNKDVNCGPLDDSLTNIQWLGRMSTSALEPNPAKQLNSEENRNSVSLQAHDTHTSAEAAQQPMSERPPYSYMAMIQFAINSRKNRRMTLKEIYMWFESHFPYFKDVAKPGWKNSIRHNLSLHDMFIRETSPDGKISFWTIRPEANRCLTLDHVYKPGCDPMTATVPVPMLLLPHQHQKRAFPDTRKTPTSSERKMKPLLPRTESYLVPIQLSVTPSVYLPSSSAPFPPTCSQQKQNNSRGAKRVRIAPKKTKVEVKEERVCVPVNCETPKAPTKRQASSSRRKQRLVHSVHEEPVLLCHDNDFFDSGVASDASTFQDNRDTELDGHKQGQESPDREFSFKTPIKSNSHLTSSTPSKPPSNVALESWKVTPVGKGSQNILDFSPIRTPGGPTVTPRHDYTTFSFSSTPFKDLPLFNSPRELLTSAPSRVTRTAELPSECLRSSCSRELLQAGGTTPANRSVTEGLVLDTMNDSLSKILVDISFSGLDDDDLDMANISWSEFIPLLK; the protein is encoded by the exons ATGAGACGGAGCCCGAGGAGACCCCTGATTctcaaaagaagaaaattgcCTTTTCATCAAAATGAAACTCCAGCGACTGTTTCCCAGCCTGGTACACCAGGCTCCAAAGAAGCGTCAAAACCAGCTGCCACTCAGTGCTTCCCTGATGGCATCCGCATCATGAACCATCCTTCCATGTCTAATACTCAGGTGGTTGTCATTCCCAAAACAGCAGACCTTCAAAGTGTTATTGGTGCCCTCACAGCTAAAGGCAAAGAGTGTGGTGCCCAGGGTCCAAACAAGTTCATCCTTCTGAGTGGGAGTGGAAGTGGCATCCAGGACCATGGACCTATTTCTCAGTCTACTGCTGAAGGGGTTTCTTCAAGGACTTCAGAAGGACATGAAGTGAAAGCTGAAACTACACACAACTCCCCAGATGGCAAACTGCCAAATGGAATTAAACCAC TGAATAAGGATGTAAATTGTGGCCCTTTAGATGACAGCCTTACCAATATTCAGTGGCTGGGCAGGATGAGCACATCCGCCTTGGAGCCAAATCCTGCCAAGCAGCTCAACAGCGAGGAGAACCGAAACTCTGTATCTTTGCAG GCACACGATACACATACCAGTGCAGAAGCTGCTCAGCAACCCATGTCAGAGAGGCCACCGTACTCCTACATGGCCATGATCCAGTTTGCTATCAATAGCAGAAAGAACAGGAGGATGACCCTTAAAGAGATTTACATGTGGTTTGAGAGCCATTTCCCTTACTTTAAAGATGTGGCCAAACCAGGATGGAAG AATTCCATTCGCCATAACCTTTCTCTGCATGACATGTTCATTCGTGAGACATCGCCAGATGGTAAAATTTCATTCTGGACTATCCGACCTGAAGCCAATCGATGCCTCACACTCGATCATGTGTACAAG CCGGGCTGTGATCCAATGACTGCCACTGTTCCTGTGCCAATGCTTTTACTGCCTCACCAA CACCAAAAGAGGGCATTCCCTGATACAAGAAAAACACCAACCAGCTCTG agaGGAAGATGAAACCTCTTCTTCCGCGAACAGAATCCTACTTGGTGCCCATACAGCTCTCCGTCACCCCTTCGGTCTATCTGCCGTCTTCGTCTGCTCCCTTTCCCCCGACCTGCTCGCAGCAGAAACAGAACAATTCACGAGGAGCCAAGAGAGTCCGCATAGCTCCTAAG AAGACCAAGGTAGAAGTGAAGGAGGAGCGGGTATGTGTTCCAGTTAATTGCGAGACCCCCAAAGCCCCTACAAAGAGACAAGCCAGCAGTTCACGGCGCAAACAGCGTTTGGTTCACTCTGTGCATGAAGAGCCAGTTCTCCTCTGCCACGATAACGATTTCTTTGACTCTGGCGTAGCCTCTGATGCTTCGACATTCCAGGACAATCGAGATACTGAGCTGGACGGCCACAAGCAGGGGCAGGAAAGCCCTGACAGGGAGTTCTCTTTCAAAACCCCAATAAAAAGTAACAGCCATTTGACCTCATCCACCCCCAGCAAGCCCCCTTCTAATGTTGCACTTGAGTCTTGGAAAGTCACACCAGTGGGCAAAGGTAGCCAAAATATTCTGGACTTCAGCCCTATTCGTACACCAGGTGGTCCCACAGTCACCCCACGACACGACTACACCACCTTCAGCTTCAGCAGCACTCCCTTTAAAGACTTGCCTCTGTTTAACTCCCCAAGAGAGCTGCTCACATCCGCTCCCTCCAGAGTGACCAGAACAGCAGAGTTGCCCAGCGAATGCCTCAGAAGTAGCTGttccagagagctgctgcaggcaggaggCACCACGCCAGCCAACCGCTCAGTCACAGAGGGCCTTGTCCTGGATACCATGAACGACAGCCTGAGCAAGATATTGGTGGACATTAGCTTCTCTGGTCTGGATGATGATGACCTCGACATGGCAAACATCAGCTGGTCTGAGTTCATCCCTCTGTTGAAGTAG
- the LOC115773284 gene encoding cystine/glutamate transporter, whose amino-acid sequence MEGTPTKTVENNEKKKVDGEVVCLRRKIGLLPAVSFIIGTVVGSGIFIAPKGVLINSGSVGLSLLVWVLCGVLSLFGALCYAELGTTFTKSGGHYTYLLETLGPLPAFLRLWAEFLFIRPAVASYVSLAFGRYVVEPFFTPCAAPTVLVKLVSILAVTFVVAVNCWSVNMASRTQVTLTFIKMFALVLIIIPGVIALAKGKTENFQNGFEVDLLTLDRLPLAFYSGLYAYGGWFYLNFITEEVINPNRNMPLAIIFSIVTVTVFYVLINVAYYTVMTPAEVLLSDAVAVTFASRALQGLAPVIPVLVAISCLGSLNGGFFGAPRMLFVGAREGHWPAIFSMIHIRRHTPLPAVLLLYPLVVLMLITGEIYQLLNFASFSRWFFIALATLGLLVHRYRFPLHPRPFKVSLVIPITFTVVCFFIVGLSLYSDPWNTGKSCALTLTGVPVYYVTVYRFRLPHRWRRIFNYCTKQLQILLEVAQQEVQTY is encoded by the exons ATGGAGGGGACACCGACAAAGACAGTGGAaaataatgagaaaaagaaGGTAGATGGTGAAGTAGTGTGCCTTCGGAGGAAGATTGGGCTGCTGCCTGCTGTGTCCTTCATCATTGGGACTGTGGTGGGCAGTGGGATCTTCATTGCACCAAAAGGAGTCCTGATAAACAGCGGCAGTGTGGGACTGTCTCTGCTGGTGTGGGTACTGTGTGGCGTCCTCTCTCTATTTG GAGCCCTGTGTTATGCTGAACTGGGCACCACTTTTACAAAATCAGGGGGTCACTACACTTATCTGCTGGAGACTTTGGGGCCCCTGCCTGCTTTCCTACGACTCTGGGCTGAGTTCTTATTCATCag ACCAGCTGTCGCTTCTTATGTGTCCCTGGCCTTTGGTCGTTATGTGGTGGAGCCGTTCTTTACACCTTGTGCTGCTCCCACAGTGCTGGTCAAACTCGTCAGTATCCTCGCAGTGA CCTTTGTTGTAGCTGTCAATTGCTGGAGTGTGAACATGGCCTCTCGCACTCAGGTCACTTTGACTTTCATTAAGATGTTTGCCCTGGTCCTCATCATCATCCCTGGTGTCATTGCACTGGCCAAGG GGAAGACAGAAAATTTTCAGAATGGTTTTGAGGTTGACTTATTAACATTGGATAGGCTGCCACTGGCCTTTTATAGTGGCCTGTATGCCTATGGTGGATG GTTTTATTTGAACTTCATCACAGAAGAAGTCATAAACCCAAACAG AAACATGCCACTGGCAATAATCTTCTCCATTGTGACAGTGACAGTCTTTTATGTGCTTATTAATGTGGCCTACTACACCGTGATGACTCCTGCTGAGGTGCTTCTGTCAGATGCTGTGGCTGTG aCATTTGCCAGTCGTGCTCTTCAGGGACTGGCTCCTGTGATCCCTGTTCTTGTTGCCATATCTTGCCTTGGATCACTGAATGGTGGCTTTTTTGGGGCACCTCG GATGCTGTTTGTAGGAGCCAGAGAGGGCCACTGGCCAGCAATCTTTTCCATGATTCACATCCGCAGACATACACCTTTACCGGCTGTGCTGTTACTG TACCCCTTGGTGGTGTTGATGTTAATCACTGGAGAGATTTACCAGCTCCTCAACTTCGCCTCCTTTTCACGCTGGTTCTTCATCGCCTTGGCAACCTTAGGGTTGCTTGTACATCGATATCGTTTTCCTCTCCACCCAAGACCTTTTAAG GTGTCCTTGGTCATTCCAATCACCTTCACGGTGGTCTGCTTCTTCATCGTGGGTCTGTCGCTTTACTCGGACCCCTGGAACACAGGGAAAAGTTGTGCTCTAACGCTGACTGGGGTCCCAGTTTACTATGTGACCGTCTACCGCTTTCGCTTGCCCCATAGATGGAGGCGCATATTCA ACTACTGCACCAAACAGCTGCAGATCCTTCTAGAAGTGGCTCAACAGGAAGTCCAGACGTACTGA
- the LOC115773281 gene encoding forkhead box protein M1-like isoform X1, producing the protein MRRSPRRPLILKRRKLPFHQNETPATVSQPGTPGSKEASKPAATQCFPDGIRIMNHPSMSNTQVVVIPKTADLQSVIGALTAKGKECGAQGPNKFILLSGSGSGIQDHGPISQSTAEGVSSRTSEGHEVKAETTHNSPDGKLPNGIKPLNKDVNCGPLDDSLTNIQWLGRMSTSALEPNPAKQLNSEENRNSVSLQAHDTHTSAEAAQQPMSERPPYSYMAMIQFAINSRKNRRMTLKEIYMWFESHFPYFKDVAKPGWKNSIRHNLSLHDMFIRETSPDGKISFWTIRPEANRCLTLDHVYKPGCDPMTATVPVPMLLLPHQHQKRAFPDTRKTPTSSERKMKPLLPRTESYLVPIQLSVTPSVYLPSSSAPFPPTCSQQKQNNSRGAKRVRIAPKVMQNDTPAVMISLQKTKVEVKEERVCVPVNCETPKAPTKRQASSSRRKQRLVHSVHEEPVLLCHDNDFFDSGVASDASTFQDNRDTELDGHKQGQESPDREFSFKTPIKSNSHLTSSTPSKPPSNVALESWKVTPVGKGSQNILDFSPIRTPGGPTVTPRHDYTTFSFSSTPFKDLPLFNSPRELLTSAPSRVTRTAELPSECLRSSCSRELLQAGGTTPANRSVTEGLVLDTMNDSLSKILVDISFSGLDDDDLDMANISWSEFIPLLK; encoded by the exons ATGAGACGGAGCCCGAGGAGACCCCTGATTctcaaaagaagaaaattgcCTTTTCATCAAAATGAAACTCCAGCGACTGTTTCCCAGCCTGGTACACCAGGCTCCAAAGAAGCGTCAAAACCAGCTGCCACTCAGTGCTTCCCTGATGGCATCCGCATCATGAACCATCCTTCCATGTCTAATACTCAGGTGGTTGTCATTCCCAAAACAGCAGACCTTCAAAGTGTTATTGGTGCCCTCACAGCTAAAGGCAAAGAGTGTGGTGCCCAGGGTCCAAACAAGTTCATCCTTCTGAGTGGGAGTGGAAGTGGCATCCAGGACCATGGACCTATTTCTCAGTCTACTGCTGAAGGGGTTTCTTCAAGGACTTCAGAAGGACATGAAGTGAAAGCTGAAACTACACACAACTCCCCAGATGGCAAACTGCCAAATGGAATTAAACCAC TGAATAAGGATGTAAATTGTGGCCCTTTAGATGACAGCCTTACCAATATTCAGTGGCTGGGCAGGATGAGCACATCCGCCTTGGAGCCAAATCCTGCCAAGCAGCTCAACAGCGAGGAGAACCGAAACTCTGTATCTTTGCAG GCACACGATACACATACCAGTGCAGAAGCTGCTCAGCAACCCATGTCAGAGAGGCCACCGTACTCCTACATGGCCATGATCCAGTTTGCTATCAATAGCAGAAAGAACAGGAGGATGACCCTTAAAGAGATTTACATGTGGTTTGAGAGCCATTTCCCTTACTTTAAAGATGTGGCCAAACCAGGATGGAAG AATTCCATTCGCCATAACCTTTCTCTGCATGACATGTTCATTCGTGAGACATCGCCAGATGGTAAAATTTCATTCTGGACTATCCGACCTGAAGCCAATCGATGCCTCACACTCGATCATGTGTACAAG CCGGGCTGTGATCCAATGACTGCCACTGTTCCTGTGCCAATGCTTTTACTGCCTCACCAA CACCAAAAGAGGGCATTCCCTGATACAAGAAAAACACCAACCAGCTCTG agaGGAAGATGAAACCTCTTCTTCCGCGAACAGAATCCTACTTGGTGCCCATACAGCTCTCCGTCACCCCTTCGGTCTATCTGCCGTCTTCGTCTGCTCCCTTTCCCCCGACCTGCTCGCAGCAGAAACAGAACAATTCACGAGGAGCCAAGAGAGTCCGCATAGCTCCTAAG GTGATGCAAAATGACACCCCAGCTGTGATGATATCTCTACAGAAGACCAAGGTAGAAGTGAAGGAGGAGCGGGTATGTGTTCCAGTTAATTGCGAGACCCCCAAAGCCCCTACAAAGAGACAAGCCAGCAGTTCACGGCGCAAACAGCGTTTGGTTCACTCTGTGCATGAAGAGCCAGTTCTCCTCTGCCACGATAACGATTTCTTTGACTCTGGCGTAGCCTCTGATGCTTCGACATTCCAGGACAATCGAGATACTGAGCTGGACGGCCACAAGCAGGGGCAGGAAAGCCCTGACAGGGAGTTCTCTTTCAAAACCCCAATAAAAAGTAACAGCCATTTGACCTCATCCACCCCCAGCAAGCCCCCTTCTAATGTTGCACTTGAGTCTTGGAAAGTCACACCAGTGGGCAAAGGTAGCCAAAATATTCTGGACTTCAGCCCTATTCGTACACCAGGTGGTCCCACAGTCACCCCACGACACGACTACACCACCTTCAGCTTCAGCAGCACTCCCTTTAAAGACTTGCCTCTGTTTAACTCCCCAAGAGAGCTGCTCACATCCGCTCCCTCCAGAGTGACCAGAACAGCAGAGTTGCCCAGCGAATGCCTCAGAAGTAGCTGttccagagagctgctgcaggcaggaggCACCACGCCAGCCAACCGCTCAGTCACAGAGGGCCTTGTCCTGGATACCATGAACGACAGCCTGAGCAAGATATTGGTGGACATTAGCTTCTCTGGTCTGGATGATGATGACCTCGACATGGCAAACATCAGCTGGTCTGAGTTCATCCCTCTGTTGAAGTAG
- the LOC115773795 gene encoding forkhead box protein M1-like, with amino-acid sequence MPSLILKPLLPRTESYLVPIQLPVTPSVYLPSSSAPFPPTCSQQKQNNSRGAKRVRIAPKVAMLDGHKHGQESPDREFSFKTPIKSNSHLTSSTPSKPPSNGALESWKVTPVAKGSQNILDFSPIRTPGGPTVNPRHDYSTFSFSSTPFKDLLLFNSPRELLTSAPSRVTRPAELPSECLRSSCFRELLQAGGTTPANRSVTEGLVLDTMNDSLSKILVDISFSGLDDDDLDMANISWSEFIPLLK; translated from the coding sequence ATGCCATCTTTGATCTTGAAACCTCTTCTTCCGCGAACAGAATCCTACTTGGTGCCCATACAGCTCCCCGTCACCCCTTCGGTCTATCTGCCGTCCTCGTCTGCTCCCTTTCCCCCGACCTGCTCCCAGCAGAAACAGAACAATTCACGAGGAGCCAAGAGAGTCCGCATAGCTCCTAAGGTAGCTATGCTGGACGGCCACAAGCACGGGCAGGAAAGCCCTGACAGGGAGTTCTCTTTCAAAACCCCAATAAAAAGTAACAGCCATTTGACCTCATCCACCCCCAGCAAGCCCCCTTCTAATGGTGCACTTGAGTCTTGGAAAGTCACACCAGTGGCCAAAGGTAGCCAAAATATTCTGGACTTCAGCCCTATTCGTACACCAGGTGGTCCCACAGTCAACCCACGACACGACTACTCCACCTTCAGCTTCAGCAGCACTCCCTTTAAAGACTTGCTTCTGTTTAACTCCCCAAGAGAGCTGCTCACATCCGCTCCCTCCAGAGTGACCAGACCAGCAGAGTTGCCCAGCGAATGCCTCAGAAGTAGCTGtttcagagagctgctgcaggcaggaggCACCACGCCAGCCAACCGCTCAGTCACAGAGGGCCTTGTCCTGGATACCATGAACGACAGCCTGAGCAAGATATTGGTGGACATTAGCTTCTCTGGTCTGGATGATGATGACCTCGACATGGCAAACATCAGCTGGTCTGAGTTCATCCCTCTGTTGAAGTAG
- the LOC115773281 gene encoding forkhead box protein M1-like isoform X4 yields MRRSPRRPLILKRRKLPFHQNETPATVSQPGTPGSKEASKPAATQCFPDGIRIMNHPSMSNTQVVVIPKTADLQSVIGALTAKGKECGAQGPNKFILLSGSGSGIQDHGPISQSTAEGVSSRTSEGHEVKAETTHNSPDGKLPNGIKPLNKDVNCGPLDDSLTNIQWLGRMSTSALEPNPAKQLNSEENRNSVSLQAHDTHTSAEAAQQPMSERPPYSYMAMIQFAINSRKNRRMTLKEIYMWFESHFPYFKDVAKPGWKNSIRHNLSLHDMFIRETSPDGKISFWTIRPEANRCLTLDHVYKHQKRAFPDTRKTPTSSERKMKPLLPRTESYLVPIQLSVTPSVYLPSSSAPFPPTCSQQKQNNSRGAKRVRIAPKVMQNDTPAVMISLQKTKVEVKEERVCVPVNCETPKAPTKRQASSSRRKQRLVHSVHEEPVLLCHDNDFFDSGVASDASTFQDNRDTELDGHKQGQESPDREFSFKTPIKSNSHLTSSTPSKPPSNVALESWKVTPVGKGSQNILDFSPIRTPGGPTVTPRHDYTTFSFSSTPFKDLPLFNSPRELLTSAPSRVTRTAELPSECLRSSCSRELLQAGGTTPANRSVTEGLVLDTMNDSLSKILVDISFSGLDDDDLDMANISWSEFIPLLK; encoded by the exons ATGAGACGGAGCCCGAGGAGACCCCTGATTctcaaaagaagaaaattgcCTTTTCATCAAAATGAAACTCCAGCGACTGTTTCCCAGCCTGGTACACCAGGCTCCAAAGAAGCGTCAAAACCAGCTGCCACTCAGTGCTTCCCTGATGGCATCCGCATCATGAACCATCCTTCCATGTCTAATACTCAGGTGGTTGTCATTCCCAAAACAGCAGACCTTCAAAGTGTTATTGGTGCCCTCACAGCTAAAGGCAAAGAGTGTGGTGCCCAGGGTCCAAACAAGTTCATCCTTCTGAGTGGGAGTGGAAGTGGCATCCAGGACCATGGACCTATTTCTCAGTCTACTGCTGAAGGGGTTTCTTCAAGGACTTCAGAAGGACATGAAGTGAAAGCTGAAACTACACACAACTCCCCAGATGGCAAACTGCCAAATGGAATTAAACCAC TGAATAAGGATGTAAATTGTGGCCCTTTAGATGACAGCCTTACCAATATTCAGTGGCTGGGCAGGATGAGCACATCCGCCTTGGAGCCAAATCCTGCCAAGCAGCTCAACAGCGAGGAGAACCGAAACTCTGTATCTTTGCAG GCACACGATACACATACCAGTGCAGAAGCTGCTCAGCAACCCATGTCAGAGAGGCCACCGTACTCCTACATGGCCATGATCCAGTTTGCTATCAATAGCAGAAAGAACAGGAGGATGACCCTTAAAGAGATTTACATGTGGTTTGAGAGCCATTTCCCTTACTTTAAAGATGTGGCCAAACCAGGATGGAAG AATTCCATTCGCCATAACCTTTCTCTGCATGACATGTTCATTCGTGAGACATCGCCAGATGGTAAAATTTCATTCTGGACTATCCGACCTGAAGCCAATCGATGCCTCACACTCGATCATGTGTACAAG CACCAAAAGAGGGCATTCCCTGATACAAGAAAAACACCAACCAGCTCTG agaGGAAGATGAAACCTCTTCTTCCGCGAACAGAATCCTACTTGGTGCCCATACAGCTCTCCGTCACCCCTTCGGTCTATCTGCCGTCTTCGTCTGCTCCCTTTCCCCCGACCTGCTCGCAGCAGAAACAGAACAATTCACGAGGAGCCAAGAGAGTCCGCATAGCTCCTAAG GTGATGCAAAATGACACCCCAGCTGTGATGATATCTCTACAGAAGACCAAGGTAGAAGTGAAGGAGGAGCGGGTATGTGTTCCAGTTAATTGCGAGACCCCCAAAGCCCCTACAAAGAGACAAGCCAGCAGTTCACGGCGCAAACAGCGTTTGGTTCACTCTGTGCATGAAGAGCCAGTTCTCCTCTGCCACGATAACGATTTCTTTGACTCTGGCGTAGCCTCTGATGCTTCGACATTCCAGGACAATCGAGATACTGAGCTGGACGGCCACAAGCAGGGGCAGGAAAGCCCTGACAGGGAGTTCTCTTTCAAAACCCCAATAAAAAGTAACAGCCATTTGACCTCATCCACCCCCAGCAAGCCCCCTTCTAATGTTGCACTTGAGTCTTGGAAAGTCACACCAGTGGGCAAAGGTAGCCAAAATATTCTGGACTTCAGCCCTATTCGTACACCAGGTGGTCCCACAGTCACCCCACGACACGACTACACCACCTTCAGCTTCAGCAGCACTCCCTTTAAAGACTTGCCTCTGTTTAACTCCCCAAGAGAGCTGCTCACATCCGCTCCCTCCAGAGTGACCAGAACAGCAGAGTTGCCCAGCGAATGCCTCAGAAGTAGCTGttccagagagctgctgcaggcaggaggCACCACGCCAGCCAACCGCTCAGTCACAGAGGGCCTTGTCCTGGATACCATGAACGACAGCCTGAGCAAGATATTGGTGGACATTAGCTTCTCTGGTCTGGATGATGATGACCTCGACATGGCAAACATCAGCTGGTCTGAGTTCATCCCTCTGTTGAAGTAG
- the LOC115773281 gene encoding forkhead box protein M1-like isoform X2 translates to MRRSPRRPLILKRRKLPFHQNETPATVSQPGTPGSKEASKPAATQCFPDGIRIMNHPSMSNTQVVVIPKTADLQSVIGALTAKGKECGAQGPNKFILLSGSGSGIQDHGPISQSTAEGVSSRTSEGHEVKAETTHNSPDGKLPNGIKPHDSLTNIQWLGRMSTSALEPNPAKQLNSEENRNSVSLQAHDTHTSAEAAQQPMSERPPYSYMAMIQFAINSRKNRRMTLKEIYMWFESHFPYFKDVAKPGWKNSIRHNLSLHDMFIRETSPDGKISFWTIRPEANRCLTLDHVYKPGCDPMTATVPVPMLLLPHQHQKRAFPDTRKTPTSSERKMKPLLPRTESYLVPIQLSVTPSVYLPSSSAPFPPTCSQQKQNNSRGAKRVRIAPKVMQNDTPAVMISLQKTKVEVKEERVCVPVNCETPKAPTKRQASSSRRKQRLVHSVHEEPVLLCHDNDFFDSGVASDASTFQDNRDTELDGHKQGQESPDREFSFKTPIKSNSHLTSSTPSKPPSNVALESWKVTPVGKGSQNILDFSPIRTPGGPTVTPRHDYTTFSFSSTPFKDLPLFNSPRELLTSAPSRVTRTAELPSECLRSSCSRELLQAGGTTPANRSVTEGLVLDTMNDSLSKILVDISFSGLDDDDLDMANISWSEFIPLLK, encoded by the exons ATGAGACGGAGCCCGAGGAGACCCCTGATTctcaaaagaagaaaattgcCTTTTCATCAAAATGAAACTCCAGCGACTGTTTCCCAGCCTGGTACACCAGGCTCCAAAGAAGCGTCAAAACCAGCTGCCACTCAGTGCTTCCCTGATGGCATCCGCATCATGAACCATCCTTCCATGTCTAATACTCAGGTGGTTGTCATTCCCAAAACAGCAGACCTTCAAAGTGTTATTGGTGCCCTCACAGCTAAAGGCAAAGAGTGTGGTGCCCAGGGTCCAAACAAGTTCATCCTTCTGAGTGGGAGTGGAAGTGGCATCCAGGACCATGGACCTATTTCTCAGTCTACTGCTGAAGGGGTTTCTTCAAGGACTTCAGAAGGACATGAAGTGAAAGCTGAAACTACACACAACTCCCCAGATGGCAAACTGCCAAATGGAATTAAACCAC ATGACAGCCTTACCAATATTCAGTGGCTGGGCAGGATGAGCACATCCGCCTTGGAGCCAAATCCTGCCAAGCAGCTCAACAGCGAGGAGAACCGAAACTCTGTATCTTTGCAG GCACACGATACACATACCAGTGCAGAAGCTGCTCAGCAACCCATGTCAGAGAGGCCACCGTACTCCTACATGGCCATGATCCAGTTTGCTATCAATAGCAGAAAGAACAGGAGGATGACCCTTAAAGAGATTTACATGTGGTTTGAGAGCCATTTCCCTTACTTTAAAGATGTGGCCAAACCAGGATGGAAG AATTCCATTCGCCATAACCTTTCTCTGCATGACATGTTCATTCGTGAGACATCGCCAGATGGTAAAATTTCATTCTGGACTATCCGACCTGAAGCCAATCGATGCCTCACACTCGATCATGTGTACAAG CCGGGCTGTGATCCAATGACTGCCACTGTTCCTGTGCCAATGCTTTTACTGCCTCACCAA CACCAAAAGAGGGCATTCCCTGATACAAGAAAAACACCAACCAGCTCTG agaGGAAGATGAAACCTCTTCTTCCGCGAACAGAATCCTACTTGGTGCCCATACAGCTCTCCGTCACCCCTTCGGTCTATCTGCCGTCTTCGTCTGCTCCCTTTCCCCCGACCTGCTCGCAGCAGAAACAGAACAATTCACGAGGAGCCAAGAGAGTCCGCATAGCTCCTAAG GTGATGCAAAATGACACCCCAGCTGTGATGATATCTCTACAGAAGACCAAGGTAGAAGTGAAGGAGGAGCGGGTATGTGTTCCAGTTAATTGCGAGACCCCCAAAGCCCCTACAAAGAGACAAGCCAGCAGTTCACGGCGCAAACAGCGTTTGGTTCACTCTGTGCATGAAGAGCCAGTTCTCCTCTGCCACGATAACGATTTCTTTGACTCTGGCGTAGCCTCTGATGCTTCGACATTCCAGGACAATCGAGATACTGAGCTGGACGGCCACAAGCAGGGGCAGGAAAGCCCTGACAGGGAGTTCTCTTTCAAAACCCCAATAAAAAGTAACAGCCATTTGACCTCATCCACCCCCAGCAAGCCCCCTTCTAATGTTGCACTTGAGTCTTGGAAAGTCACACCAGTGGGCAAAGGTAGCCAAAATATTCTGGACTTCAGCCCTATTCGTACACCAGGTGGTCCCACAGTCACCCCACGACACGACTACACCACCTTCAGCTTCAGCAGCACTCCCTTTAAAGACTTGCCTCTGTTTAACTCCCCAAGAGAGCTGCTCACATCCGCTCCCTCCAGAGTGACCAGAACAGCAGAGTTGCCCAGCGAATGCCTCAGAAGTAGCTGttccagagagctgctgcaggcaggaggCACCACGCCAGCCAACCGCTCAGTCACAGAGGGCCTTGTCCTGGATACCATGAACGACAGCCTGAGCAAGATATTGGTGGACATTAGCTTCTCTGGTCTGGATGATGATGACCTCGACATGGCAAACATCAGCTGGTCTGAGTTCATCCCTCTGTTGAAGTAG